A genome region from Nitrospirota bacterium includes the following:
- the cysK gene encoding cysteine synthase A: protein MEIHKNILGLIGNTPLVRINRLAGEGDAEVYAKLEGFNPGGSVKDRIALNMIEEAEKEGKLKKGGTIIEPTSGNTGIGLAVVAAVKGYRLILTMSESMTLERRQLLLAFGAELILTEGSKGMMGAVEKAEELYLKNRDRYFMPQQFENPANPDAHRKTTAPEIIRDLGSVPDAFVAGIGTGGTITGVGEVLKEQRTDCHITAVEPAASAVLSGGEPGPHKIDGIGAGFFSGVLNPKIYDEVIPVTDDDAYEMSRQLALKEGLLVGVSSGAAMWAALRVAARLGRGKKIVVILPDRGERYLSTGLFDTAKPA from the coding sequence ATGGAAATTCATAAAAACATTCTGGGTCTTATAGGCAATACCCCACTTGTAAGGATCAACCGGCTTGCAGGAGAGGGGGATGCAGAGGTATATGCAAAACTTGAAGGGTTTAATCCGGGTGGGTCGGTAAAGGACAGGATTGCATTGAATATGATCGAGGAGGCAGAGAAGGAAGGAAAACTAAAGAAAGGCGGAACCATTATAGAGCCTACAAGCGGAAATACCGGGATTGGTCTTGCAGTGGTGGCCGCAGTTAAAGGGTACCGACTCATCCTCACCATGTCTGAAAGCATGACCCTTGAGAGAAGACAGCTCCTTCTGGCTTTTGGAGCAGAGCTGATACTGACCGAGGGCTCAAAGGGGATGATGGGGGCTGTGGAAAAGGCTGAGGAGTTATACCTTAAAAACAGGGATCGCTATTTTATGCCTCAGCAATTCGAAAATCCGGCAAATCCCGATGCCCACAGAAAGACCACGGCCCCCGAGATAATCAGAGACCTTGGCAGCGTACCGGATGCCTTTGTTGCAGGTATCGGCACAGGGGGGACCATAACGGGAGTTGGCGAGGTACTCAAGGAACAACGCACGGATTGTCATATCACAGCAGTTGAGCCGGCAGCATCAGCAGTCCTTTCAGGAGGGGAACCAGGACCTCACAAGATCGACGGGATAGGGGCCGGCTTCTTCTCCGGCGTGCTCAACCCAAAGATATACGATGAGGTTATCCCTGTAACTGACGATGACGCTTACGAGATGTCCAGACAACTGGCACTGAAGGAAGGTCTGCTCGTCGGGGTCTCTTCCGGTGCAGCCATGTGGGCTGCACTCCGGGTTGCCGCAAGGCTTGGCAGGGGGAAAAAGATAGTCGTGATCCTGCCAGACAGGGGGGAAAGATACCTCAGCACGGGTCTGTTTGATACAGCGAAACCAGCCTGA